The genomic segment CGGAAAATCCAGGCTGACCACCTGCTCATCTTTTATGTATGAAAATACAGCAAGAGCGGAGTCCTGCTGATGTTCAAATACGGTGAGGTGAAACTGGGATTTGTCATTCAGCATGGCGACTGCGGTACTTTTATTGATTTTTCTTTTATATTTTTTTTCTAACTTTTCCCTGATATCGGCACTGGTCGCCGATTGGGTCCTGCTAAAAGGCTCAGGCTTATAATGTTCTAAGAAGGCCTTGTCGACCAACATACCAAAATCGCCAGATGTGATCACGTTTTTTATTTTGAACAGAGAGCCTTCACTGTTGGCGAAATTCTGCGCCGTTTGTCTACCGTTGCTATCTTTATTGTCCGGTCTGGTCTGTATAAATTCCAAGGGACTGACCTGATGTTCAACGATGACATAGTTGTATTTTTCCGGACTTTCCATCATCTGATCCATTGGAAGAGCTATTAACGAATCTTTTTGTTCATTTAAAAAACCGAAATAAGGCGAAATCAGTTTTTCGTTGTTTTCCGCCTTGGTCACCGCAGTCCGGGATTGGTTTTGAGCATTGTCACAAGCATATACGGTAAATAGTAGAATAGCTAATAAAAGTGATTTCATAAGTGTGTTCAAAAATTTTATGTAATATAAGGCTTTCGTGCATCATAATGAAAACATTTAAACTTTAATATGATGATGAACTCAAAATTGAATATCTACCGTAAGGAGTGGTTAGATGTTGTCTTTGCTGGCCGCAACAAAATGTATGGTGCATATGAATTACGGAACTTGTCTGATCGGGCGACCAATATCGGTCTAGGAATTGTAGTTGCCTTTGTATTGGTGTTTATTGTAGGATCTTATAGCTACAATAAATATTTTAAGCAGGCGTTACCTGCCGTAAAATTGACCTCTGCTGTGTTTAAATCGGAGGACTTAAATGAAATCCCAAGGGAAGCCGACAAGAAAGAAGAGCCGGTAATGATGCCGGACAAAGCACCGCAGCAAATTGCACAGGATGTTTCAAAGTTTGATTTGGTACATATGTCAGAACCTAAAGTAGCGCAGGCGCATAGGGTTACTGAAGATGTTGCTAGCCAGGAAGAACTGAACAAACCTCATACTATGACAGCGCGTATGACACTGAAAGCGAATGCTGCAGGTACCTATGTGGCGAGAGGAGAGTTCGGTCCGTCAAAAAAAGATGGTGCGATCACGGGACATACAAAAGGCATTGTTTCGGGGGGAAGTGAGGAAGCGAATCTGGACGAGCCTTTTATTACCGTAGAAGTCATGCCAAGCCCAGTGGGAGGCATGCAAGCTTTTATGAAGTGGGTTTCTGAAAACTATAGCTTTCCGCAGCATGCTTTGGATCAAGGATTATCGGGGGTCATTGAAGTTTCTTTTGTGGTCGAACGGGATGGGACGTTGACTGATATTGCCATCAAACGGGACATGGACTTTGGAACTGGACAGGCAGCAATAGATTTGTTGAAGAAGGCAAAAAAATGGAAACCCGGTGTACAAAACGGCCGTGCAGTGCGTGTTGCCTATACCTTGCCCATCCGCCTGAGCGCTGTGTCGCAATAAAGTCCTCTTAACGTTATTTAACAAATGCCGCATTAAACTTTCGATAGTCGTCAACACTCTTATAGATAAATAGGTTGAAAAAGCAGCCCTTAATAAAGTAAGAGTTGAACTTATAAAAGAAAGTAAAACGATGAAAAGATTGATGTTAAGTTTGGCGCTATCTGGATTAATGTTAACAGGTTTCGCACAGGAAAAAAAGGATACTAAGGCAGAAGCAAAGGGAATCAATGTTGCTGCGCATAAGCATCGGGATCGGAAACATGATAGCTTAAAAAACAAAACGCCTGAGGAGGTGGCCAAGATCAAAACCGACCGCATGGATCAGAAACTGAAATTTACGGATAAACAAAGGGAAGAGGTCTATGCCTTTCATCTAAGACAGGCGCAGGATCATAAGAAGATCGCGGCCGAGCGTAAATTGTACCGGGAGAAGATGCGGAAGCAGCGTAAAGCGGATCATGAAAAGATGATGAGCCTGTTGACACCTGAGCAGCAACAAACATTGAAAGATGCTTATGCTGAGAACCGTAAAACGCACAGATTTCAGTGGAAAAAAGAGCGAGAAATGCGGAAACAGGAGTTTAAAAAACAAGATGCCGTAAGGGACAGTGAGACAGAGCAAAAAGCAAGCTAGTGCACAAGAATAGAATAGTTTTCATATTAATAATTGGTGAGTGTTAGTAAGAGGAGGGGACCATAGGTCCTCTCTTTTTTTTAACGCAGCACACTTGTTGTCAGTCCCTATTCTTTTGCTGTTCCTTCCACTGACGGGAGAAAGATTTTTCAGCGATTTTAGGCAGTTCCCGCTGGTCGCCCCAGGTTTTTCTAAAAAGCTTTCTAAGAAAGAAGTTCTTGAATTTTCCTCCAAAAAAATCGATTAATTTTCTCCGTTGGATAGCATATGTGTACCAGCTCCAGGCTTTTTTTTCTGTTTTGGAGGCTATTCCCCCTTCGACCGCATCTTTTCGGTTTATAAGCAGCATTCGCTGTATGTCAATGCCGACAGGACAGACCTCGGTACATTTGCCACATAGGGTAGAGGCATAGCTTAAATGCTTAAACTCCTTCATTCCATTTAAATGCGGAGTTATCAATGATCCGATCGGGCCTTGATACGTTGTTTCATAGGTATGTCCGCCAATATTTTGATAAATAGGACATACGTTTAGACAGGCTCCACAACGAATGCAATATAAGCCTTGACGCTGCTCTTTTTGAGCTAATAAATTGCTGCGACCATTATCCAGCAGGATAACATACATTTCTTCGGGACCATCAGACTCATAGGGCTGTCTGGGACCTGTCAGTAGAGTGTTATAGACAGTCAGGTTTTGTCCCGTGCCATGTGTAGACAAAAGTGGCCAAAATATTTCCAGATCTTGAAGTTCTGGAATAATCTTCTCAATGCCGACAACAGCGATATGTGTCTTTGGAAATGTGGAAGTCAGTCGGGCATTACCCTCATTTTCCGTAATGGCAATACTGCCCGTGTCAGCGATTAAGAAATTGGCGCCTGTAATACCGACTTCTGCTGCTAGATACTTTTCTCTGAGTAATTCCCTGGCTTTTAATGTCAGCTCTTCAGCGGAGGCATCCAGCGGTGTGCCAAATTTTTCGTGAAAAAGCTTCGCAATATCTTCCAGACTTAAATGCATAGCCGGTGTTACAAAATGATAAGGCCTTTGGTCGAGCAGTTGTATAATATATTCGCCAAGATCGGTTTCTATAGCTTCAATATTCTTCGAATCCAAAAAATGATTTAACCCGATTTCTTCAGTGGCCATCGATTTTGATTTGACAACCGACCGTGCTTTTTTTCTTTCGAGAATTTTATGAATTTCTTCGAGCGCTTCCTCAGCATGGTTGGCCCAGATCACCTTACCGCCGCGTGCAGTGAAATTTGCCTCAAATTGTAGCAGATATCGATCCAGGTTTTCCATCACCTTCCACTTGAGCAAATTTGCTTTAATCTTCGTGTTTTCAAGATCCGCAAATTTGGTTTTTCCTTTCTCGAAAGCCATGCTGTATTTGTCGATATTGTAATTGATAATATCGCGGTGCCTGATATCAAATGCTTTCTGTGCACTTTCCTTTAAAAACGTATTAGCGGTACTCTCTGACATCTAATCTGCTGCTTTTTCACAAAAAAAAGTTGGTCATTTCCAACCAACTTTTAAATATACTGTTAATAAATTGTTTCTCGAAAGCTGAGTTTAAAATTTATTCTTTTATATCAATATTTAAGCTCAATTCATCCAGTTGCTCCTGATGGATGGTTGCCGGAGCGTCGATCATGACATCCCTCCCCGAATTATTTTTAGGGAAGGCGATCACATCGCGGATCGTGTCCAAACCTGCTAATAGCGAAACCAAACGGTCAAAGCCAAATGCCAGTCCGCCATGCGGCGGCGCGCCATAGGTGAAAGCCTCCATGAGGAAGCCAAATTGTTTTTTTGCCTCTTCAGGAGTGAAGCCCAAATGTTTAAACATCAACGACTGCAATTCTCTGTCGTGGATACGGATGGATCCTCCTCCCACTTCGACACCATTGAGCACAAAGTCATACGCATTCGCCCTTACCTGCCCCGGATTGCTGTCCAAAAGTGGTATGTCTTCAGGCTTTGGAGAGGTAAATGGATGGTGCATCGCATGGTATCTTCCACTTTCTTCATCCCATTCGAGCAATGGAAAGTCGACGACCCATAATGGCGCGAAGGTGTCTTTGTTGCGGAGTCCAAGCTGCGAGGCTACTTCTAAACGTAATTCATTGAGTTGCTTACGCACTTTATCTTTGCTGCCAGCCATGATCAATAATAGGTCCCCCGGTTTCGCGTGGAACTTTTCTGCGATCGCTGTCAATTGTTCGGAATTGAAAAATTTGTCCACTGAAGATTTGACGGAACCGTCTTCATTGATACGTGCGTAGACCAGTCCTGTAGCACCTATCTGCGGTCGTCTGATAAAGTCTGTCAAGGCATCGATCTGCTTTCTGGTATAATGTGCGCAGTTTTCTGCATTGATACCAACAACTAATTCTGCAGTGTCAAACACGGGGAAACCTTTGTCTTTCGCAACATCGTTTAACTCGACAAACTGCATACCGAAACGAATATCCGGTTTGTCCGAACCGTACAAGCGCATAGCATCGGCGTAAGTCATACGTGGAACCGCACCCAAATCTATGCCTTTGATGGTTTTAAAGATATGCTTTGCAAGCCCTTCGAAAATATTAAGTACGTCTTCCTGCTCGACAAAAGACATTTCACAGTCTATC from the Sphingobacterium thalpophilum genome contains:
- a CDS encoding LutB/LldF family L-lactate oxidation iron-sulfur protein, with the protein product MSESTANTFLKESAQKAFDIRHRDIINYNIDKYSMAFEKGKTKFADLENTKIKANLLKWKVMENLDRYLLQFEANFTARGGKVIWANHAEEALEEIHKILERKKARSVVKSKSMATEEIGLNHFLDSKNIEAIETDLGEYIIQLLDQRPYHFVTPAMHLSLEDIAKLFHEKFGTPLDASAEELTLKARELLREKYLAAEVGITGANFLIADTGSIAITENEGNARLTSTFPKTHIAVVGIEKIIPELQDLEIFWPLLSTHGTGQNLTVYNTLLTGPRQPYESDGPEEMYVILLDNGRSNLLAQKEQRQGLYCIRCGACLNVCPIYQNIGGHTYETTYQGPIGSLITPHLNGMKEFKHLSYASTLCGKCTEVCPVGIDIQRMLLINRKDAVEGGIASKTEKKAWSWYTYAIQRRKLIDFFGGKFKNFFLRKLFRKTWGDQRELPKIAEKSFSRQWKEQQKNRD
- the aspS gene encoding aspartate--tRNA ligase; its protein translation is MHRTHTCGELTLADLGKTVTLSGWVQKSRDLGGMTFIDVRDRYGITQLTFNADDDASLRASARELGREYVIKVTGEVIERSSKNPKIPTGDIEIKVSDLEILNAAKLPPFTIEDDTDGGDDIRMKFRYLDLRRNPVRENLILRHRTSQEVRRYLDSQNFLEVETPYLIKSTPEGARDFVVPSRMNPGEFYALPQSPQTFKQLLMVSGFDRYFQIVKCFRDEDLRADRQPEFTQIDCEMSFVEQEDVLNIFEGLAKHIFKTIKGIDLGAVPRMTYADAMRLYGSDKPDIRFGMQFVELNDVAKDKGFPVFDTAELVVGINAENCAHYTRKQIDALTDFIRRPQIGATGLVYARINEDGSVKSSVDKFFNSEQLTAIAEKFHAKPGDLLLIMAGSKDKVRKQLNELRLEVASQLGLRNKDTFAPLWVVDFPLLEWDEESGRYHAMHHPFTSPKPEDIPLLDSNPGQVRANAYDFVLNGVEVGGGSIRIHDRELQSLMFKHLGFTPEEAKKQFGFLMEAFTYGAPPHGGLAFGFDRLVSLLAGLDTIRDVIAFPKNNSGRDVMIDAPATIHQEQLDELSLNIDIKE
- a CDS encoding energy transducer TonB; the encoded protein is MMMNSKLNIYRKEWLDVVFAGRNKMYGAYELRNLSDRATNIGLGIVVAFVLVFIVGSYSYNKYFKQALPAVKLTSAVFKSEDLNEIPREADKKEEPVMMPDKAPQQIAQDVSKFDLVHMSEPKVAQAHRVTEDVASQEELNKPHTMTARMTLKANAAGTYVARGEFGPSKKDGAITGHTKGIVSGGSEEANLDEPFITVEVMPSPVGGMQAFMKWVSENYSFPQHALDQGLSGVIEVSFVVERDGTLTDIAIKRDMDFGTGQAAIDLLKKAKKWKPGVQNGRAVRVAYTLPIRLSAVSQ